A region of the Bradysia coprophila strain Holo2 unplaced genomic scaffold, BU_Bcop_v1 contig_232, whole genome shotgun sequence genome:
gtttcaaatttgggcccttggactaaggccgctactcggccctaagtgttttttgcacataaatcgagtaaatctcatccgattttgctagtttttgtttcatttgagagataattgaatacctaatagaaagttggcaaaaaatgttgggtttctaaaataatatcgtaaattgttggttttatttgagaggtacttcgtacgggctttcgtaattgcgctatgcgcaattttaaaaaatgaacacttttaaatttgaccatgcccaacttgacttgcattctggtaacagacgcattagagggttgtagacgtattagggttccgggcgtattacggctacgtatgtattatggttacggacgaagtaggattacgggtcgtacggggctaagtcgcagcaaacgctccgactgttctgatgccttgtttttattgcggattcgtcatctatgaacataaccaaatgctttgcccttactgtctgcttccaattcgacgtgttacaaacggcatattaatcttataagcccccagtacttcgtacggggctaaaaatcgagagatcgaagaaatttataaaaattctagGAACACCTTACAGACTTCTGGAActaagtgagggcgacaaacGAAAGTGTCTAAAATATTCTACAATAGATGCgtatataaattttcatgcCAAGGCgtgaaaaatccattacataactcacgataaaaatgaaaaatctcggATTAACCAAATACACACTAAACGATTTCAAgctaaaatgtaaattttagtaaGAACATTTCAGTTCAGTCGTCGATCTTACATCAGCTACCAGCGCGGTTTTGAGAATATTGCTCATATgctcattattttatttaaagtcAAATACGAACGGAATTTACATTTATCCATCCCTCGTAACCGAACTTCAGAGCccataacaaaatttattctgaaatttaatCATTTCAAAGATCGTTGGTTTGCTACCTCTACTTCACTATGTATCTTGGAAGTGAACGGGTTTGAAAATGTTCGTTAAAACCATTGAAATAGTAGATTTTATATCAAATGCATGAAAGTAGCTATACATGAGAAGTTATTATAGCGTGATTAGTTGTTCATTCTCTGGAAAGTAATGAAAATTCTTCTTTCTTGATAAATTTCAacgaatcaaattttctaaaaacttttttttgcgaacaagAAAAATCATCTCAGCATGGACATGTAACATGAAAAACATCATctcaattttcgtttcattaaGGTGTATATTCACATCTCGAATTAATCTTAATTGAGAGGGTGGACGGGTGGATATTATGATGCCCTGTTTCGACATTCATCCGGTGcattcaacaatattttttttaaactgaaaatataATCAGAATAACTCTTGCATACAGCGcaataaaattggaatataCGAAAAGTTACAGTACACCAGTGAGACTACCTACAACTATTCAGCGTGAAAATATCATTATTTATTATGCGAATGACTCCCCGAAGAGATTTTCTGCATAGGAATGGTGTGTGCATAAACTTTAGCATTTTATAGATCACATCAGAATATATAGAGCTTTctgtaaattgaaataattaaatgtcAAACCAATTGAAATGTTCCAGTTGCCCAGCAATGGAGCGCTATTTTCTGCGGAAATAATCTCACACAGTTGGGGTTGCCGGGGgttgcatttttattaaataaaaactcatataaaaatcaaccCACTTGTTCGGTGCATGCTCTTTTCTTACCAGTTGAAACTTTATGTTTGTGATTTTTCAACTTGTGCACACTATATTTTCAGTAACAATTTATCGGTAAATAGGGATGTAAAGTACACCTTACCGCTCTATTCGTTGAAAGAAACAGCACGTGTTCAGCTGCATAGCTAAACCAACCGATAAACAGATAGATTAAAGTTTGCcactattttcaaatgattgtTGTTGTGGGTGGAATTGCCGCTCCCGACACTGACTATAAACTTCTCTGCGCGCCAAAGTTaggaaacattttctgtaattttcaatttactttttaaaGATTATCAATACCTCTAGTGTGTATATAACTCTTCAATGTCtgaatcagggcctatttttgggaattgtaattctgaaaattcagaaaaattccgaaaaaaatcagaattttttcggaatttggTCAGAattattctgaatttttccgaattttccgatttaaaatgcccaataataagccctggcGTCTATAATATCAATGCACATATCAATGGATATATTAACATTTAGAAACAAACATCGCTGTTAGAACAGGTATACCTGGTGCAAATAGAAAtgtatttgaaattgaaaatgagatTGCAGTTGAATTAATAATGAAATTCTCAAATGTAAGTTTATACCAGTGAGACGgaaatataatatttattcCATCGATTTAATGAATATGTCCTCTTCCTTGGtcgaaaattggtttaaagGTCGAATATCCATTCAATAGCCTTCCTACGTCATCCACTCAATCGAAATTCTTCTTAATTTTTGAGTTGATATCCAACTTCTCATccctttaatgatttttttgaacttttagTATGTCGGATCACGTCAAATAAGTctcgaaatattttaaattttgtgcaaaTTGTTTCGCTAAGCGAATATTTCAGTTCATAATTACATTCTCGATATTTGCTAATTTTGACGGAAACGATGTCGCTTTTCGGATTTTAGAAATATTGTCTTCTAGGAATAATAATcaacatttcattgaattcagtTCATTCCATTCAAGGAATTTTTCTTCTCGATGTATTGgcaatcgcccaaaaccacttacagtggaggtgtgacgcaagtcctgttatccacttacaaaagaactgatatcggtgtaggtgacgcttacagattcgacacgcaaaaaggtatacgtcacaaatggcagctgatgaggaaattACGCGAAAggcttatcaacaaaaatcttaccagaaaaattttaggaaattataataaaaaagtttgcgtcacaaggggcagatgttgaggaaggaaaatttttaaaattgtgaaatacattcctttaaaaaatggaattcaaacggaagaaagccgaatcatctgccccTTGTGAcgtaaacttttttattataattttcttcctaaaatttttctggtaagatttttgttgataagccTTTcacgtactttcctcatcagctgccatttgtgacgtatacctttttgcgtgtcgaatctgtaagcgtcacctacaccgatatcagttcttttgtaagtggataacaggagttgcgtcacacctccactgtaagtggttttgggcgatatcagctcttttgtaagttgtgattttttctaatttggtcgcagataatagacaatcatattgtgcagtttgaacgaaaatattcttcttacaaaactgtataactttctctttgatctgaatcttccagctttcatttgacgaaaatcgaaaatttgacgaaaataaaaaatttgacgaaattcgaaaatttcgacggaatttgaaaatttgacgaaaatcaaaactttgataaaaatcgaaaatttgactaaaatctaaaaattgacgaatatcgaaaatttgacgaaaatcgaaaatttgacgcgcttaaaacgctcatagctcccaaataagcgactttttagggaaacagtgaaacacgtatcgactagaatctaaaactctataactttgtcttttacacgaggtttccatctgccgtattttccgagttatggctgacatagctcgcacttaaaacgctcatagctcccaaatagacgactttttaggaaaaccatgaaacacgtgtcgaataaaatctgaaactctataaatttgtcttttaaacgaactttctatcttttatattttctgagttatgggtCATATAGCTCAATGGCtcaaaacgctcatagctccgaaattataagcttttaggaaaattccttcaaattagtttcttagaattacgtccttaacataccctgaaaatttcagccaaattcaccggtaaattaaaaagtttcgccgtaacagagtgacaaagtgacaaagtaacaaaggttggtaaaattcatcaatttcaaaatgtatgaaaatgaatttcttcatacaaatttctgcaagtttccaagttttgaaatttaatatctcggccaaattttaaccttatgaggcgtgtgatagctcgttgaactcgtatggacgcccagattacgaataaaatactttgggggtagtaggagcaaagggggaaaagtcaaaaagttcgtgtatatatgttcctcagtcctgcggaaaattttttttgtcaaatttttcagtgtgaacggacttgcgtcacggcccttcactaacgtagggccatgatattttttcactttatgattttaaaattcttaGAACATTCGTCTAGTGGAGAATTCCGTGAAGAATTCATCATTTTTGgctgatgaaaaaaaaaatcgccgaagcGTGAACCTGTCTTTATgccgtttcttcacactttgattatttttcttggcgtttcttctCAGTTTGGCGATTTTACATGGCTTTTCTTCACACTCTGTGCGATTTTTCTTTGTGATTCAACCTTGGACGAATTATATCTAGACTggaaattacgaacaaaattacgtaaaaaagGTATCCCCGACATTATATACGAAATATTTGGTAGTGTGAGAATTGGTGGGTAAATTAGGGcgaagaatttgaatttgtctCTGGAATTTTAATCACGGTTCAAATATGATTGAAATGGAGGAATGGAATCGGAATAAAAGTTGAACAGGCACGGTTGctttcgcctcggatcaacaaaaatcacacgaaaattgaaccttcaaatttctttatttactcaaaaacgcGAGGTGACATTTCACAGTGAGAAGTGAAACTCGCATTGTAAACACTATTCACTAACACAAGTTTTTTAGTAACATTTTttcctttactagggagggaaaatggactttccgtccctagggaaaagtcttttcatccttcgtaaaggaaaacgtcataCTACACTCGGTAAATactttgatatctcgtatcgcgatgagtaaaagtagctcgggctaaagccctcggacacttactcatctggatacgaaatatcaaattccttcccttgtatagtaatatactatttatTGCATGCGTCAAGAGTGTAGTATTGATGtgagtgaaaatattttcccatcaCTAGTGATGGAAAAGTCAATTCCGTTGTCACTCCCAACACACTCTAGTCTATTACAgtaaaatatgtttcaaaATAGACACGCGGTGTGTACTTTCCTCGTGCTGCACACTCAGTATACGTAAACACCTTGTGTGTATTGGTCTTCTTCGAAATCTACTATTTTACATAGGGATAAAAGTGGAATGAATGGTCAAGCTcacgtgtgaattttgttgattaaaggcgaagccgatttcaataaacacacgaaaatgtgACTTTTCATTCTTATTCCGAGCAATGTATACAATTTTTCGCATTACACCACCGTTGGAAATGTTTGAATTGTCACTATTTACATTACATATACTTACGTGACTGTTTTTAATTATAGTTGCAAACAATTCTGCTGAAAATTGATGCACaaacaattgaattaattCGAGACAACAATGTCGGACTTCTCAAAATATTGCCCCTAAATAAAGCTTTTGTCAGTCTGtgcattcaaaatttatgtctGTTTGACCATCACTAACGAAGCTTTGTTCGTTTTACTTGATGTCAACATAAACAGTTACAATAGATATCTGATTACACGTCTCATAAAGCACAcagcaaaaaatttaataaagttATAGCATGGGGTGGcacttatttttctttcagttCTCCAACCGACATGTGACATTCGATATTCCGTTGCTACGCATCTGATATACAagaagataataaaaaaaatgttttttttttgtagtattCGATGGATTTTACCATTCGACTTAAAGCATAGCGGTTGGGGTGGTTGTGCaattcaaaaaatacaaaGCCGAATAAGCCATCGATTTGatgggaattttattttgatacaCACCGAGAGATTATAAACCTCGATAGTGACACATTTCAGATGCTGAAAAATAACCCATTTGCGTTACAAAGTGCAGTCTTACGTCTCTAATTCCATTAATTTTGTTCCATTGTATGTTGGGTTTCAAAGAATTATATTCCATCAAATTTCATGTTTTATGTTCATCGCCCAAAGTAAAAGCGGAGGACAATAGACACAACGTAGTTACAAATTGTGTGagaccacagcactgctccttgCATGAacgtagaaaatattcggaggccgatgaagtcacagtaggcgctgcgtttcttttgtatgatgaattattttcgttgtatgagtatACAAACAGTCCTAAGCGGTGGCTCAGTGTTCAGtgttcagtgttcatgctaggagcagtgctgtgaggAGACGCAACAGTGTACCTTAAGAAGAGTAGTTTCTTACGATTAGATTcaagtgatggacaagaaatATATATCGACTATCTACAGATGAACAGATTGAGTGAAAGCGTACAAATGTTAATCATTTAGCATAGTttgtaattcaatttattagtGTGTACGAAACACAGGGCCGGATTAGCATTTACAGCGCCCTGGGCAATGAGCCTTGCAGCGccgcatgaaaaatttattaaagaaattgtttcccacattgtcaaccaaatcaaataaaatgttttcaacatttcctcaagaatattattttctaagtAATGTGTAGTTAGAAACGGCGAGCGAGGCGAGGTGGCAAGCTTATGATAGCATATaaccatatatgaatgagagatatatGATATAACCAGAGTTTTTGTGATTAATTCGCAAAACTTtcccacaaacaaaaatcaagtaaagttataaaaaggtttcgctcgtatttttcgggattttaagtttgaagtttgtagaatgaatccgaaacaattttttcttgaaattcttcttgaagaacaaatcaaatcaaacaaatttatttagcaaatagctattttcaaatacaaagttccataatcacagacattgaaaaatgaacactacaattcaaatttacatcacaattctatagtttcattcaggtgttctttcaatttacactCGAATGTCCTCTCATTATTCTCACTTTTCACTTCCCTTGGACGATCGTTAGAACATGAACGCGTTGTgaggaaaaaccaagaaaaaaacgtgaatttttgacacaatATTTGTGATACTGTTACAGTTTCATTATATTGCGAGATTTACTCTACTTGGTAaggcaacgcactgctcctagtaTGAACATTACTTtgacaaacgtcgaatttggaggcttttgtgatgagagctaccgcttaagattgattgtattgtgtgtttgaactcacacaactaaaacaagtcacctatcttcacgaaagaaacgcagtgcctactgtgacttcatcagcctccaaatatttcttatgttcatgctaggagcagtgcgttgggtAAGGTCATGATTCGGAAAAAACGACTTGCGTTGAAGCAATTTCAAGGATCTAGGACTCGGGATCCCAAAAGTATTGAAGTTTAGGGCACTCTAGAATGATCCTTTGTCTTCACTCTGAAAGTGTTAGATCTTGAAATTTAGGTAATTGGCCTtggatttcgacaaaaaaatcgcgaatatatgccatgaacaatttttaatgggcggaaacggatttgttctgcagcttttccagctgctttatttgttccaaactTCCGTTGTCCGGCGATCATGAGCAGGTTTCAGCTCATgaggaatttacaaaattttcgaaaattcctcATGAGCTAAAAGCTTTCCATCATCCGACTATCACCGGCGGCTGACGAAAATGAAGCAATGGAAtggttattgaaaaattatttatagtgtCTTCAGCCAGAAGCCTCAAAGTTCAACTTTTCTAAAGCAGGACCATCAAAAAAACGCTTTAAATAACCAAATACGAACAGCCTTGGGTTAGTCGATGTGCgtgtattattcaaaaatatcaagttAGATGTATATATGCATTTCTTGTAGCTCACATTTACCCCAAGAGAGTAGTGTACAGACGCAAGCGAAGCGagcgcgattttttttaatcgacgttgaTTTGTGCATGACCTATGTTGAACGTGAAATTgtcgagaaaatttaatttctaagcGCCCCTATTTTCCCAGCGCCCTGGGCCGGGCCCACTTTGCCCATTGGTTAATCCGGCTCTGACGAAACATATCGAACAAATTGAAACCCTGAGTACAAATATGATCTCAGCTGAAGATTATGTTGTCACGGTGCATACCTATGATGACATAATACCATACCTCTTCAGTGAAGACACACACACGAAATCATCTCTCAACTATCACGGTCACAAGTGATTCACTCTCAGCCAATTGAGCGAATACAGGTTTCATTTACGAAGTGTGCGTCGGAAATATTGCAAAAATCCGATATTACACAGCGATCGAAGATAAATATCAGAGGTGCACGTGAGAAAGTTGACCCAAAACATAAGATATTCAATAACATCTCTTGTTCATTTTTACATCAATCGAGAGGCATTcgattgattttattgtttcgcattcagtaacaaaaatgGCTCTAATCGTACTGTTCGTGCTTCTTAATTCGCTGGTGCGTAAATTGGGTTGAAATCTGggaatttttctgtttattaaTTAAATCTACTTGCGTGGGTTGTAGGTAGCATTTTCATCTGCCGATGTTGCAGAATCATTAGCGGTGTACCAAAAGAACACAGACGGTGTATTCACTGCAttacaaaatcatttaaatgcaCAACGTCAGGCCTACAGTCAGGCGTTTTCCAAGTTGAGTGAGGATATCACTCGAAGCTGTGATGTTAGGGCTCGTGACGCACAAGATCACGCCCAATATGAATGCAGTCAACAATTGAACGATTTGAATCGTCAGTTGCTAGATGTGACCAATCGAACCAATTCCGAAAAGGCACGTCTGCAAATCGAACTTCAGACACAAACTCTAAGCGCTGATAAGCGAATGGCGGAGACGATTAAAAATCATCAACAGGAATTGGCTCGTGTACGTTCCGAAATGGCTGCATCCAATGCTCAAACGTTGAACAATTTACGCCGCGAATTGGAAGGTCAGATCAGTGTTGCACAAGGTGAAGTGTTGAGAATTCAATCGGAACATGAAGCTGCGTTGCGAAACATTCAGGCTGAATTGGAACAAACGCGAAAGGATGGTGAGATTCGTTACCGGAATGTTCAGCTGGGAATCGGACAGCAAAATCGTAAATtccaagaaatattttgaaatggtATAATCGATGAGATAGAGCAGACCATGATCAACATAAACCAGGGACTGtatttggaaaaacattttccctcATTTTCCTTGAATTTGTGGGAAAATTCAGGAAAGTTTAGTAA
Encoded here:
- the LOC119076590 gene encoding uncharacterized protein LOC119076590 — translated: MALIVLFVLLNSLVAFSSADVAESLAVYQKNTDGVFTALQNHLNAQRQAYSQAFSKLSEDITRSCDVRARDAQDHAQYECSQQLNDLNRQLLDVTNRTNSEKARLQIELQTQTLSADKRMAETIKNHQQELARVRSEMAASNAQTLNNLRRELEGQISVAQGEVLRIQSEHEAALRNIQAELEQTRKDGEIRYRNVQLGIGQQNRKFQEIF